Below is a genomic region from Dechloromonas denitrificans.
GTAACCCACGAACTGCGCACGCCGCTGACGTCGATTCGCGCCTTGTCCGAAATGCTGCATGAAGATCCCAAGCTCGAACTGGTGGAGCGGCGACGCTTTCTCGGCATCATCGTTGGTGAAGCCGAGCGCCTGACACGGCTGATCAACCAGATTCTGGACATGGCCAAGATGGAGTCGGGGCATGCCGAATGGACCAGCAGCGAGGTCGATGTCGGTGAAGTCGTGCGTGAAGCCGTCGAGTCCTTGGGCCAGCTTTTCCGCGACAAGGGCGTTCGCCTCGACAGCGAGATTGCTCCCGATATTCCCAGGGTGCTGGCGGATCGGGATCGCCTTACACAGGTGATGATCAACCTGTTGTCGAACGCGGTGAAATTCGTTCCCGGTCAACGTGGACAGGTTCGTGTCAGGGTGACGGCAGATACTGGGCAGGTTCGAGTCGAGGTTTCAGACAATGGCCCCGGCTTGACGGCTGACGAATGCAATGTCATTTTTGAAAAATTCCGTCAGGGTGGGAATACACTGACCGACAAGCCGCAGGGGACCGGGCTGGGTCTGCCGATCAGCCGGCAGATCGTTGAATTTTTTGGTGGTAATCTCTGGGTTGAAAGCCGACCCGGAGACGGTGCGAATTTCATTTTCACGGTGCCCTTGCCGGCATCGGAGGAATAACAAGGGAGACAAAACGCATGCCTAAAAAAATCCTTATCGTTGACGACGAACCCAATATTGTCATTTCGCTCGAATTCCTGATGAAAAAGGAAGGTTTCGAGGTAGCGGTCGCCGGTGATGGCGATGAAGCGCTGGGCAAGGTAGCCAGTTTTGCGCCGGATCTGATTTTGCTCGATGTCATGATGCCGAAAAAATCCGGGTTCGAAGTGTGCGAGGCCTTGCGCGCCGACCCGGCCCACGCCGCCCTGCAAATTGTCATGTTGACGGCCAAGGGGCGTGACACCGAAGTCGCCAAGGGGCTGGCCATCGGCGCCGATGCCTATGTCACCAAACCATTTTCGACCAAGGATCTGGTGGCGCGCGTCAAGAGCATGCTCGGCACCGCCTGAGTTGCCCTGCGCCGGTCGACCACCGGAACAGGCCGAAATTCCGACGAATATTTTCCGGATTGGCTGTCATGAAGGCTAAACACCGTTTTATCGCTGCTGTCGTCGTGCTCGGGTTGTTGATGACCGGGCCGTTTGTCGTCACTTCCTTGCTGGTCTGGCTCGACATGAAAGATGCCGAGCGGGAGTTGCTGACCAACCTGCTGCTTTCCCGCCTGCCGGTTGGTACCGTGATGACGCTCTTCGGATTCGTGCTGGGCGTGCTGGTCCTGCACAGGCTGTTCAAGCAATACGTCGAGGGTCTGTTGCGCATGGCCGAAACGCTGCGCCTGATGCTCGGCGCGAATCGCAATTTTCGCGTCACGCCGGAGGGGCCGCCGGAAGTCCAGCAGTTGGCTCACGCCGCCAATGACCTGGCGCAGCAGCGCGACGAATTGATGGATGACGTCGACGCCCAGATTTCGCGTGCCAAAGCTTCGGTCGAGGAGGAGAAAAACCGTCTCGCCGCCTTGATGTCCGAACTGGCGCAAGCCGTCGTTGTGTGCAATCTCGATGGTCGCATCCTGCTCTACAACAACCGGGCTCGCCTGCAATTCAAGGCACTGGCCCAAGGGCCGACATCGGTTGCCGGCGGTGCGTTGATCGGTCTCGGTCGCTCGATTTTCTCGATTCTCGAAAAGAACCAGGTCGAACATGCCCAGGAAGTCATCAGCCAGCGCTTGCACGGCGGCAAGACGGCGATGGCCAATTTCATCACCACAACGCGCGGCGGCCAGTTGCTGCGCGTCCAGATGGTTCCCGTGCTTGCCGCATCGGCAAGCGAGGGCGAACCCGGTATGTCCGGTTACGTGCTGACGGTCGAGAACATTACCCGCAGCATGGAGCAGGAAGCACGGCGCGATCAGGCCCTGCATTCGCTGACCGAAGGCAGTCGTTCGGCGCTTGGCAGCATTCGTGCCGCGGTGACCAATATGATCGACTATCCTGACATGGAAACCGAGTTGCGCGAACGCTTTGTCCGGGTCGTCGACGATGAGGCGGCCAAGATGAGTCAGCGGCTTGATCTGACCATGGCCGAGTTCTCCGATTCGATGAAAACCCGCTGGCCGCTCGAAGATATTCTCGGTATCGACATCATTGCCGCAGCTCAGCGACGGATCGAAGACAAACTCAAATTGCCGATCAAGACGGAAGAGCTTGATGATGCGCTCTGGATCAAGGCCGACAGTTTTTCGCTGGTTTTCGCACTGCTTTCGCTGGCCTCCAAGTTGCAGGATCACTACGAGCCGCGCGAACTGCGCTTCCGCCTTTCATCCGAGGGAAAACTGGCTTACCTCGACCTGATCTGGGCCGGCCCGGCCATGTCGTCCGAGACTTTCTATACCTGGGAAATGGAGTCGATGCAGGTGGGTGACGAGACCTCGCCGTTGTCGCTGCGCGACATGATCGACCGGCATGGCGGGGAAATCTGGTATCAGCGGGAAAAGGCCGCACATCGGGCTTTCTTCCGTTTCGTGCTGCCGGTTGCCATTCCTGAGGCCGGGCTTGAAGAGGATGAGCGCAAGCGCGGTTCTGGGCGGCCTGAATATTACGATTTCGATCTGTTCAACTTTCAGGACAAGACGGTCGATCTCGACCGCAAGCTGAGCGAGCTGACCTATACCGTTTTCGATACCGAAACGACCGGGCTGGAACCGTCGAATGGCGATGAAATCATTCAGATCGGTGCGGCGCGGATCGTCAATAATCGTCTGCTGCGCCAGGAGAATTTCGACCAGATCATTGATCCGGAGCGCCCGCTGCGTCCGGAAGGAATTCCGATTCACGGCATCACCGAGGACATGGTGCGCGGCAAGCCGACTATTGATGGTGTACTGCCGGCCTTCCACGAGTTTTGCGAAGATACCGTGCTGATTGCCCACAATGCCGCCTTCGACATGCGCTTCCTGCAACTCAAGGAGGAACGTACCGGCCTGCGTTTCTCGCAACCGGTGCTGGATACGCTGCTGCTTTCAGCCGTCGTGCATCCGAATCAGGAATCGCACAAGCTGGATGTGATTCTTGAACGTCTCGGCATTCACATCGAGACGCGTCACAACGCACTCGAAGATGCGCTGGCAACCGGGCAGGTCTTCCTCAAGCTGGTGCCGCTGCTGGAACAGAAAGGTATCGTGACGGTGCGCCAGGCGCTCGAAGCCTCCGAGAAAACCTACTTTGCCCGGATCAAATACTGAGGTGAAAGACGTTTTCGAACAGTGGTTGCCTTGCCAGCAATTGACGCGCCTTGATCGTGATCTGGCCCTGCTCGACGATATTTCCAAGGCGGCTGGGCTGGCCGGCGAGGTGCGACGGCTGTCCTCGGCCCTGGCGGCAAGCAGTGCCGGCGGCACGCAACTGACGCGCATCATTTCGTGCCTGAATGACCGGTTGACCGCGAAAGTTGTTGCCTTGACCGCCGGCCGGCACCGTTTGCCGCCGGTCGAGTGGTGCTGGCTGGCGCTCGGTTCGGAGGGGCGACAGGAGCAGACTTTCCTGACCGATCAGGACAACGGTCTGATCTTCAATGCCACCAGCCAGCAAGAGGCAGATGCCTTGCGCGAGCTTTTCCTGCCGTTCGCCGAGGCAGTCAATCAGCGGCTGGCCGAATGCGGCTTTCTGCTTTGTCCCGGGAGAATCATGGCCGGCAATCCGGCCTGGTGTCTGTCGCTGGATGAATGGCGCGAGAAGTTCATCGACTGGGTACGCCGCCCCGATCCGGCCGCCTTGCTCAACGCCAGTATCTTCTTCGACTTGCGACCGCTCTGCGGCACGCTTGAGCTGGGTGAATCGTTGCGGACGTTATTACTCTCGCTGACTGTCGATACGCCGGCGTTTCTTCACCTGATGGCGGCCAATGCCTTGCATGCCGAAGTGCCGCTCAATTTTCGCGGTGAAGTGGCGCTTGAGGAACACGGCGAGGTTGATTTGAAAAAATTCGGCAGCCGGATTTTTGTCGATGCCGCGCGAATTTTTGCGCTGGCTTGCGGCGAACGCTCGGTGAATAGTGCGGAGCGCCTGCGTCGGGCAGGGCCGGCCGCCGGTTTGCTCGAAGACGAGATTGCTGCGGTCGACGCCGCTTTTTCGCATGTTTTACGCCTGCGCTTGCAGCAGCAAGCAGCCGATGCGGCAGGCGGCAAGGTTGTCGGTTATGGCCTGAAGCCGGCAAGCCTGCATGAAATGGACCGGGCCATCCTGCGTGAGTCGCTCAAGCTGGCGCGCCGCCTGCAGCAGCGTCTCAAGTTAAACTATGCACTCTAATAAGAATTGAGGTTGCCGTGAGAACGCAGCAAGCAGACGAACAAGTGGCCGTTGGCCAGGTTGAAGCCAATTTGCGTCAGGAAGGACGCCGTCGCGTCGCCGGGAATACCCTGGCCTTCCTCAAGAATCATGCGCCATTCAGCAAAATGGGCAGTGCCGCGCTGCAATTGTTTGCCGATCAGGCGCAACTGGCGTTTTATCCGGCGGGCAGCGAGATTGTCGGCCCGGATGCCGGCAATGTCCGTTACTTTTACCTGATCGAGTCCGGTCAAGTGCAGGCGCGCCAGGCCGGCGAGGTGACCGTCACGGAATATTCCATTCTCAGCCTGCAAGCCGGGGAAAGTTTTCCGATCGGCGCGGTGACGGCAGGGCGCCCGTCGACCAATACCTATACGGCGCTGGAAGATACTTTCTGCTACCAGTTGCCGGCCGAGTTTTTCATGCAGCTGATGCAGACCAGCCCCGAGTTCAACCTGTTCTGTACGCGTTATATCGCCAGCTTGCTCGATCAGTCGCGCCAGCAGTTGCAACTGCAATTTGCCCAGCGGGCCAACGAGCAACAAACGCTCAACTCGCCGCTGGCCGGCATTGGTTCGCGTT
It encodes:
- a CDS encoding response regulator transcription factor; translated protein: MPKKILIVDDEPNIVISLEFLMKKEGFEVAVAGDGDEALGKVASFAPDLILLDVMMPKKSGFEVCEALRADPAHAALQIVMLTAKGRDTEVAKGLAIGADAYVTKPFSTKDLVARVKSMLGTA
- a CDS encoding exonuclease domain-containing protein, translating into MKAKHRFIAAVVVLGLLMTGPFVVTSLLVWLDMKDAERELLTNLLLSRLPVGTVMTLFGFVLGVLVLHRLFKQYVEGLLRMAETLRLMLGANRNFRVTPEGPPEVQQLAHAANDLAQQRDELMDDVDAQISRAKASVEEEKNRLAALMSELAQAVVVCNLDGRILLYNNRARLQFKALAQGPTSVAGGALIGLGRSIFSILEKNQVEHAQEVISQRLHGGKTAMANFITTTRGGQLLRVQMVPVLAASASEGEPGMSGYVLTVENITRSMEQEARRDQALHSLTEGSRSALGSIRAAVTNMIDYPDMETELRERFVRVVDDEAAKMSQRLDLTMAEFSDSMKTRWPLEDILGIDIIAAAQRRIEDKLKLPIKTEELDDALWIKADSFSLVFALLSLASKLQDHYEPRELRFRLSSEGKLAYLDLIWAGPAMSSETFYTWEMESMQVGDETSPLSLRDMIDRHGGEIWYQREKAAHRAFFRFVLPVAIPEAGLEEDERKRGSGRPEYYDFDLFNFQDKTVDLDRKLSELTYTVFDTETTGLEPSNGDEIIQIGAARIVNNRLLRQENFDQIIDPERPLRPEGIPIHGITEDMVRGKPTIDGVLPAFHEFCEDTVLIAHNAAFDMRFLQLKEERTGLRFSQPVLDTLLLSAVVHPNQESHKLDVILERLGIHIETRHNALEDALATGQVFLKLVPLLEQKGIVTVRQALEASEKTYFARIKY
- a CDS encoding DUF294 nucleotidyltransferase-like domain-containing protein; amino-acid sequence: MKDVFEQWLPCQQLTRLDRDLALLDDISKAAGLAGEVRRLSSALAASSAGGTQLTRIISCLNDRLTAKVVALTAGRHRLPPVEWCWLALGSEGRQEQTFLTDQDNGLIFNATSQQEADALRELFLPFAEAVNQRLAECGFLLCPGRIMAGNPAWCLSLDEWREKFIDWVRRPDPAALLNASIFFDLRPLCGTLELGESLRTLLLSLTVDTPAFLHLMAANALHAEVPLNFRGEVALEEHGEVDLKKFGSRIFVDAARIFALACGERSVNSAERLRRAGPAAGLLEDEIAAVDAAFSHVLRLRLQQQAADAAGGKVVGYGLKPASLHEMDRAILRESLKLARRLQQRLKLNYAL